CAGCCATATCCAAGGCCcgtatctcacctcacgtctccgagagttattgatggtgcatcagacccttggccactagttccctggtttcgatccttccgtttttcctccttcgtctccgtccgactctgagtgtctgtgtcctcggttaaaactaaacaagctgtgaGCGATGTAAATAAGCTGTAACTCAGACTGATTTATCTTCTTAATCTCTGTCTCTcccttaaaatgacagtccacagcaaatgaaacctagggattcataacaatggccactccccattgtgaacttgctgatgtctctgcaggGTGGAAgagcgagtgaatctcttcccacattctgagcaggggaatggcctctccccagtgtgaactcgctggtgattctgtagggtggatgaatgagtgaatctcttcccacattctgagcaagtgaacggcttcttcccagtgtgaattcgttgatgactctgtaggtcggatgaccgagtgaatctcttcccacagactgagcaggtgaatggcttctccccagtgtgcacttgctggtgtctctgtagagtGGATGAATGTGTGAATctcatcccacagtctgagcaggggaATGGTCTCTCatcagtatgaactcgctgatgactcagtagttgggatgactgtgtaaatcccttcccacattctgaacaggtgaatggcttctccccagtgtgaactcgctgatgactctgtaggttggatggatcagtgaatcccttcccacagactgagcagatgaacggcttctccccagtgtgaactcgctgatgactcagtagttgggataactgagtaaatcccttcccacattctgagcaggtgaatggcttctccccagtgtgaactcgctgatgactcagtacttgggatgactgagtgaatctcttcccacagactgagcaggtgaatggcttctccccagtgtgaactctctggtgATTCTGTAGggaggatgaatgagtgaatctcttcccacagactgagcaggtgaatggcctctctccgcTGTGGActtgctgatgactctgtaggttggatgaccgagtgaatcctttcccacacactgagcaggtgaaaggcttctgcccaatgtgaactcgctggtgactctgcagggtggatgaccgagtgaatccttttccacacactgaacaggtgaatggcttctccccagtgtgaactcgctgatgtaccagtagggtggatgactcagtgaatcctttcccacattctgagcaggtgaatggcttctccccggtgtgaactcgctgatgactctgtaggttggataactcagtgaatcctttcccatattctgagcagctgaacggcttctccccagtgtgaactcgctgatgtctccgtAGGTTGGATGTATCAGTGAATCcttttccacagactgagcaggtgaatggcctctccccagtgtgaactcgctgatgactctgtaggtgggatgaccgagtaaatcccttcccacagacagagcaggtgaacggcttctccccagtgtgaactcgctgatgtaccagtagggtggatgactcagtgaatctcttcccacagactgagcaggtgtatggcctctccccagtgtgaactcgcttatGTTTCCATAGTGTGgaagaatgagtgaatctcttctcacagactgagcaggtgaacggccgctccctggtgtgaactcgctggtgagccattaggtcaaatgactgagtgaatcctttcccagaaattcagcagatgaccagcctctgcccggtgtggtgtgaa
This region of Hemitrygon akajei unplaced genomic scaffold, sHemAka1.3 Scf000053, whole genome shotgun sequence genomic DNA includes:
- the LOC140721235 gene encoding uncharacterized protein — its product is MAHQRVHTRERPFTCSVCEKRFTHSSTLWKHKRVHTGERPYTCSVCGKRFTESSTLLVHQRVHTGEKPFTCSVCGKGFTRSSHLQSHQRVHTGERPFTCSVCGKGFTDTSNLRRHQRVHTGEKPFSCSEYGKGFTELSNLQSHQRVHTGEKPFTCSECGKGFTESSTLLVHQRVHTGEKPFTCSVCGKGFTRSSTLQSHQRVHIGQKPFTCSVCGKGFTRSSNLQSHQQVHSGERPFTCSVCGKRFTHSSSLQNHQRVHTGEKPFTCSVCGKRFTQSSQVLSHQRVHTGEKPFTCSECGKGFTQLSQLLSHQRVHTGEKPFICSVCGKGFTDPSNLQSHQRVHTGEKPFTCSECGKGFTQSSQLLSHQRVHTDERPFPCSDCGMRFTHSSTLQRHQQVHTGEKPFTCSVCGKRFTRSSDLQSHQRIHTGKKPFTCSECGKRFTHSSTLQNHQRVHTGERPFPCSECGKRFTRSSTLQRHQQVHNGEWPLL